A genomic stretch from Mastacembelus armatus chromosome 12, fMasArm1.2, whole genome shotgun sequence includes:
- the LOC113124977 gene encoding prolactin-releasing peptide receptor-like, with translation MEGNHSGLAGSTQTSESGEQTDGHIYEVAVQSNSTNRSSQFADVVLLQTFKPLIIPCYVLVVVVGVFGNYLLLYVICRTRKMQNVTNFFIGNLAFSDMLMCVTCIPFTLAYAFNPHGWIFGRSMCYLVFLIQPVTVYVSVFTLTAIAVDRYYATVHPLKKRTTVPTCASVLTGIWLLSCGLVAPAVTHTYHVEFKEEGFTICEEFWLGQEKERRAYAYSTLLITYVLPLSAVFVSYLCITVKLKKCVAPGHRTQDQAGAQQARKRKVFRLVALLVSAFAVCWLPIHVFNVLRDIDIHLINKRYFLLIQLLCHLCAMSSSCCNPFLYAWLHDRFRSELRKMFKCHHRIGVPANHCAASVVL, from the exons ATGGAGGGTAACCACAGTGGCTTGGCTGGAAGCACCCAGACGTCTGAGTCAGGAGaacagacagatggacacaTTTATGAGGTTGCAGTACAGAGCAACTCCACCAACCGCAGCTCCCAGTTTGCAGATGTGGTCCTGCTGCAGACATTTAAGCCTCTCATCATCCCCTGTTATGTTCTTGTGGTGGTTGTGGGGGTCTTTGGGAATTATCTGCTCCTGTATGTCATCTGCAGAACCCGCAAGATGCAAAATGTCACCAACTTCTTCATTGGAAACCTGGCCTTTTCAGACATGCTAATGTGTGTGACTTGCATCCCTTTTACTCTTGCCTACGCCTTCAACCCACATGGTTGGATTTTTGGCCGCTCTATGTGCTATCTCGTGTTCCTCATCCAGCCTGTCACAGTCTATGTTTCAGTCTTCACGCTCACCGCTATTGCTGTGGACAG atATTATGCAACGGTTCATCCCCTAAAGAAGCGGACCACTGTGCCTACCTGTGCTTCTGTCCTCACTGGAATCTGGCTGCTGTCCTGTGGGCTGGTAGCTCCGGCAGTGACCCACACCTACCATGTTGAGTTCAAGGAGGAAGGTTTCACCATCTGTGAGGAGTTCTGGTTGGgccaagagaaagaaagacgTGCTTATGCGTACAGCACCCTGCTGATCACGTATGTCCTGCCACTGTCAGCTGTCTTTGTCTCTTATCTCTGCATTACTGTCAAACTGAAGAAGTGTGTTGCACCAGGCCACAGGACACAAGACCAGGCAGGTGCTCAACAAGCTCGTAAAAGAAAGGTCTTTCGCTTGGTTGCACTTTTGGTGTCTGCCTTTGCAGTGTGCTGGCTACCTATTCATGTATTCAATGTGCTGCGAGACATAGACATTCACCTCATTAACAAGCGCTACTTTTTACTTATCCAACTGCTGTGCCACCTGTGTGCCATGAGCTCATCTTGCTGCAACCCTTTCCTCTATGCATGGCTACATGACCGCTTCCGCAGTGAGTTAAGGAAGATGTTCAAGTGCCATCATCGCATTGGGGTGCCTGCTAATCACTGTGCTGCCAGTGTGGTCTTGTGA
- the brf2 gene encoding transcription factor IIIB 50 kDa subunit, with the protein MSRSGLSCPGCGSSNIVDDDLYSQPQLVCVDCGTVVSEGALADDPVGGSDVSYSRTTAAKTECMNLKKGLQRVKAICRILRVRNEIENLSETYYNQAYQHVSFIKVSLQKKEILTGCCVLVSCRQLNWPITMGTISYLLDVDPMLLGSIYKEMVKILNIEAPIVNITDVIETHAQEYKISSLHVPEEFAEDSKDLTKRAIALVELAADSWIVTGRKPIPIMMAAIYLAWQSLKPTKQRLKFSLDKFCQLAQVNKSKAALKRIAEIKKVLCKLGKEIPWLREAVTTDNVFRQVEDILQYRYALLRRALRTHEDALLEECKASCDDSLTKQTDKAQTSEPVEQTPNSSSVQQREPNAGEAGEAAQPGDGDHDPCTVSEAHSDTLERQNTAPNWGKSVLFAPPCVIHAKKRRVEQPELQDVTGKEEISDSEIDSYIRTPQEARDFALMQKMLSASESPTTHRTGSISCRQPN; encoded by the exons ATGTCTCGTTCGGGGTTGAGCTGCCCGGGCTGCGGGTCGTCAAACATTGTGGACGATGACCTGTACTCTCAACCGCAGCTTGTGTGCGTGGACTGCGGGACCGTCGTGTCCGAGGGGGCTTTGGCCGATGACCCAGTCGGAGGTTCAG ATGTCAGCTACAGCAGAACCACAGCTGCAAAAACGGAGTGTATGAACCTGAAAAAAG GCCTGCAGCGTGTGAAAGCTATATGTCGGATCCTCAGGGTTCGAAATGAAATCGAGAATCTCTCAGAGACTTATTACAATCAGGCCTATCAGCATGTGAGCTTCATCAAAGTGAGCCTCCAGAAGAAAGAAATTCTCACTGGCTGCTGTGTGCTTGTAAGCTGCAGACAGCTCAACTGGCCCATTACCATGGGAACCATCAGCTATCTGCTGGACGTCGACCCAATGTTGCTGGGATCAATTTATAAAGAAATGGTCAAGATCCTCAACATTGAGGCTCCAATCGTCAACATCACTGATGTAATAGAGACCCATGCTCAGGA gtaCAAAATTAGCTCTCTTCATGTTCCTGAAGAATTCGCTGAGGACTCCAAAGACTTAACCAAACGTGCTATAGCTCTGGTGGAGCTGGCAGCGGATTCCTGGATTGTGACTGGCCGTAAGCCCATCCCCATCATGATGGCAGCGATCTATTTGGCTTGGCAGTCCTTGAAACCCACCAAACAACGGCTCAAATTTTCCCTGGACAAATTCTGTCAGCTTGCCCAAGTGAATAAGAGTAAGGCTGCTCTGAAGAGAATAGCTGAGATAAAGAAGGTGCTTTGCAAGCTGGGCAAAGAGATTCCATGGCTGAGGGAAGCAGTGACAACAGATAATGTTTTTCGGCAGGTGGAGGATATTCTGCAATACAGGTACGCTCTGCTAAGGAGGGCTCTTAGAACCCATGAGGATGCTCTGTTGGAGGAGTGTAAGGCCAGCTGTGATGACTCTCTGACTAAGCAGACTGATAAAGCACAAACATCTGAACCCGTGGAACAGACTCCAAATTCATCCTCTGTACAACAACGTGAACCAAATGCTGGAGAGGCTGGAGAGGCTGCACAACCAGGAGATGGAGATCATGATCCATGCACAGTGTCTGAGGCACACAGTGACACTCTGGAGCGCCAAAATACAGCACCCAACTGGGGGAAGAGTGTCTTGTTTGCTCCCCCGTGTGTGATTCATGCTAAGAAAAGGAGAGTGGAGCAGCCAGAGCTCCAAGATGTAACTGGTAAGGAGGAAATCTCTGACAGTGAAATTGACTCATACATCCGCACTCCGCAGGAAGCTAGAGACTTTGCCTTGATGCAGAAGATGTTGTCTGCATCTGAGAGTCCTACGACTCATCGCACAGGTTCCATATCCTGCCGACAACCCAATTAA